In Chiloscyllium plagiosum isolate BGI_BamShark_2017 chromosome 35, ASM401019v2, whole genome shotgun sequence, a genomic segment contains:
- the LOC122540568 gene encoding apolipoprotein A-IV-like isoform X2, producing the protein MLVSTMFLKTTASILIILAVSDSRTRLGVGDSHKYVFRKASESQHLKTKEPFSYLLKDDATHVHKLTDSLHQKLVPITEELRLKMTLDTEKLRQLIRHEMQELSRKIDPFADELHQRRSRSLTELHQMLTPFIEQLRIAPLIHSRRTLLRKVRADTKTQRQIMVSLTEAVQSQIEDNIAKVNQGLPPSSSLLQLDKGIQKILGKLLPDVDKGFASVLHQVGTVPQHMENISILESKINSNVVKLAPYASNKTGILTGNMNDANLTWQMKDLSRNLDQVAKIFLQNTNSFTVNKNLTVKLKNMKDRLTPYADSLKQALQNQLSNMSEYIRDEVNNF; encoded by the exons ATTCTCGAACAAGGCTGGGTGTGGGAGACTCTCACAAATACGTCTTCAGAAAAGCCAGCGAATCCCAACATCTGAAAACCAAGGAGCCTTTCAG TTATCTTCTGAAGGATGATGCTACGCATGTCCACAAGCTCACTGACAGTCTCCATCAGAAACTTGTTCCCATCACAGAGGAGCTTCGTCTGAAGATGACGCTTGACACAGAGAAGCTGCGGCAGTTGATCAGGCACGAGATGCAGGAactgagcaggaaaattgatccTTTTGCTGATGAACTCCACCAGAGGCGCAGTAGAAGCCTCACGGAATTGCATCAGATGCTGACTCCTTTCATTGAGCAGCTCCGCATTGCCCCGTTAATTCACAGCAGGAGAACACTTTTACGTAAAGTGAGAGCTGATACAAAAACTCAAAGGCAAATCATGGTCTCACTGACTGAAGCAGTGCAGAGTCAGATCGAGGACAACATTGCCAAAGTAAACCAGGGCCTCCCACCCAGTTCATCCCTGCTCCAGCTCGATAAAGGAATCCAGAAAATTCTGGGTAAGCTCCTTCCTGATGTTGACAAAGGATTTGCAAGTGTCCTCCATCAGGTTGGCACTGTTCCCCAGCACATGGAGAACATCAGTATCCTTGAGTCAAAGATTAATAGCAATGTGGTAAAACTGGCCCCTTACGCTTCAAACAAAACCGGGATTCTGACTGGCAACATGAATGATGCAAATCTGACTTGGCAGATGAAAGATCTCAGCAGAAACCTCGACCAAGTAGCCAAGATTTTCCTGCAGAACACAAACTCCTTCACAGTTAATAAAAACCTCACAGTCAAACTGAAGAATATGAAAGACAGACTCACTCCATATGCTGACAGCTTAAAGCAAGCTCTTCAAAACCAGCTTTCAAATATGTCCGAATATATCCGCGATGAAGTGAATAACTTTTGA